Proteins co-encoded in one Holophagales bacterium genomic window:
- a CDS encoding DNA alkylation repair protein, which yields MAKITSPAAVSILKDIRTALDEKADEKARPATGVKSPLKVIGVRASGVKAVAREVAVRHKATLDYPLAVDLLEGAAGRKTREEILVAIDLLERFRKDFEPSLLLRMDKWSSVADDLEVAEALGARIAAGTLALDPSKITTVRKWARLRSVGRKRLALLAASGLVSEGRRDAMLALDLCEILLNEDHPVLVTEVAGLLRTTTKIDAKAVQDFLFRRSIDGNPAILRAGSENLDAARRAALIAKLEAQQASLGTLAAAGR from the coding sequence ATGGCCAAGATCACCTCTCCCGCAGCCGTCTCGATCCTGAAAGACATCCGGACCGCTCTCGACGAGAAAGCGGACGAGAAGGCGCGCCCGGCGACGGGCGTCAAGAGCCCTCTCAAGGTGATCGGGGTCCGTGCGAGCGGCGTGAAGGCGGTCGCCCGGGAGGTCGCCGTCCGGCACAAGGCGACGCTCGACTACCCGCTGGCGGTGGACCTCCTCGAGGGCGCTGCCGGGAGGAAGACCCGGGAGGAGATCCTCGTCGCCATCGACCTCCTGGAGCGATTCCGGAAGGACTTCGAGCCGTCGCTCCTCCTCCGGATGGACAAGTGGAGCTCGGTGGCGGACGACCTCGAGGTCGCCGAGGCCCTCGGGGCGCGCATCGCTGCCGGCACCCTCGCGCTCGACCCGTCGAAGATCACCACGGTCCGCAAGTGGGCGCGGCTGCGGAGCGTCGGTCGCAAGCGGCTCGCGCTCCTGGCGGCGTCCGGGCTCGTCAGCGAGGGCCGGCGCGACGCGATGCTCGCGCTCGACCTCTGCGAGATCCTTCTCAACGAGGATCACCCGGTCCTGGTGACCGAGGTGGCCGGGCTGCTGCGGACGACGACAAAGATCGATGCCAAGGCCGTTCAGGACTTCCTGTTCCGCCGATCGATCGACGGTAATCCCGCGATACTCAGAGCCGGGTCCGAGAACCTCGATGCCGCCCGAAGAGCCGCGCTGATCGCCAAGCTCGAGGCGCAGCAGGCGAGCCTCGGGACCCTCGCCGCCGCCGGCCGCTGA
- a CDS encoding thioredoxin family protein: MRPTLRLAAAVILAATPLVAPAEPPAPAPETLPIYDTTSVGVLSIEAASKAAADSGRRLFVNLGTNDCGPCHVVNEAIYEEPFLTAFLTQFVPVFVDVTPGTPNRELLARYGIDATKGLPAIVLSDEALRLAETTKEGEMAAAAAKGKEAARDWILKRFKKTDVK, translated from the coding sequence ATGCGTCCGACCCTTCGCCTTGCAGCTGCCGTCATCCTCGCCGCGACGCCGCTCGTCGCGCCCGCCGAACCGCCCGCCCCGGCCCCCGAGACGCTCCCGATCTACGACACCACGAGCGTGGGAGTTCTCTCCATCGAAGCCGCGTCCAAGGCCGCGGCGGACTCGGGGCGCCGCCTGTTCGTGAACCTCGGCACGAACGACTGTGGCCCCTGCCACGTCGTCAACGAAGCAATCTACGAGGAGCCGTTCCTGACCGCGTTCCTGACCCAGTTCGTCCCCGTGTTCGTCGACGTCACACCGGGCACGCCGAATCGCGAGCTGCTCGCGCGCTACGGCATCGACGCCACGAAGGGCCTCCCGGCCATCGTCCTCTCGGACGAGGCGCTTCGCCTCGCGGAAACGACGAAGGAGGGGGAAATGGCAGCGGCGGCGGCCAAGGGCAAGGAGGCCGCACGCGACTGGATTCTCAAGCGGTTCAAGAAAACCGACGTGAAGTGA
- a CDS encoding DUF3467 domain-containing protein, which yields MAEAPPKTEGSPPPGLQFSMDDAVASGIYANFVNIIHNPAEFMFDFARAVPGRSDVRILSRILTTPVHAKQLLNALAQNIAIYEKNFGPIRVDFEPPRPDSGTPVRPN from the coding sequence ATGGCTGAAGCGCCGCCGAAAACAGAAGGATCTCCTCCCCCCGGCCTGCAGTTCTCGATGGACGACGCCGTCGCGAGTGGCATCTACGCGAACTTCGTCAACATCATCCACAACCCCGCGGAGTTCATGTTCGACTTCGCCCGGGCCGTTCCCGGACGGTCCGACGTCCGGATCCTCTCGCGCATCCTGACGACTCCCGTCCACGCCAAGCAGCTCCTGAACGCGCTGGCGCAGAACATCGCCATCTACGAGAAGAACTTCGGCCCGATCCGCGTCGACTTCGAGCCCCCCCGGCCCGACTCCGGCACGCCGGTACGGCCCAACTGA